GTACTAAGCTGGATAGGATGCCCACTAAGATGTTTGCCTTCTAAGTTTTGTCCTCAACATTTAGTTAAGCTCAAAATGCAGAATAGCAAGCTGGAGAAGCTGTGGGAAGGAGTTCATGTGAGTTTTGAGTTAAAAATTTTGggtgagttctttttttttagtgtgtgtgtgtaacaTATGTTTTTTCCGTTTGCTCTGCCTTTGTTTAGCCTCTCACAGGTCTCAAGCGTATAAATTTCTCAGGATCTAAAAGTTTGAAAGAAATTCCAGATCTCTCGATGGCCACTTGTCTTGAGAAATTGTTGCTCAGACATTGCTCGAGCTTGGTGAAAATTACTTCTTCTATCAGGCATCTCCATAAACTATTGGTGTTGGAAATGAGTTGGTGCACAAAGCTTGAGGCCCTTCCGTCAGGAATCAACCTTAAGTCTCTCAACAGGCTCGATCTCGGTGGATGCTCACGGCTAAGAAGATTTCCTGATATCTCAAGTAATATTTCATGGCTTAATCTAAATCGAACAGCTACTGAAGAATTCCCCTCTAACCTGCGTTTAGAGAATCTAAAAACTCTTCACATGAAAGAAATTAAGAGTCAGAAACTATGGGAAGGAGTGCAGGTAATGGTATAACTTTGGGAAAGGTAAATCATTTTAGATGATGTTTTGCAAAATATCTTATTCTTGACACTTTCTCCTTGTTGtcttttttgtattgttttgttcaGCCGCTTACATGCCTCACGACGATAGATTTGTCGGGATCTGAAAAGCTGAAAGAAATCCCAAATCTTTTGTTGGCAACCAATCTTGAGTGGATGAATCTCGGGGGTTGCTCATGTTTGGTGGAATTACCATCTTCATCTGTTGAGAATCTCAATAAGCTGACTTACTTGAGCATGGAAGATTGCACAAAGTTGGAGGTACTTCCAACCGACATCAATCTTAAATCTCTCGAGTGTGTTAATCTCAGTGGATGCTCAAAGCTAAGGATATTCCCTGATATCTCAAGAAACGTTCTTCTTCTCGTCCTAAACCAAACAGCCATTGAAGATATTCCTTGGTGGGTCAACACATTCTCTAGACTCAGATGCCTACGTATGAGAGATTGCAAcagttttaaatataaatcatccacttttattattttgaaacgtCTTAAGGAAGCTGACTTTCAAGACAGCGGGGATTCCCATGATATTTTCGACGATGGTAAGGACTATAATAGTTTCTGCCGATATCAGGGCTGTGTAAGAAGAGTGGAAAATAAAATAGGAGAAAGGAATAATCAATGGGTCTACAGGAGTTTTTCTCAGCTTTTAGCATGCAAGAATTTTGCAGAGATTGAAACACTACTAACAGAAGTGGATCcgaacaaagaaagaaaagttttagaGATGTACTTGAGAGATTATTGCTATGACTATAATAATAACGAGAAAAGTTTCATACGCCAGCGTCCAAGGCTATGgcaaaaatatttgaaagaacAAGAAGTCGATGTACGGCTACAGGCACGGGAAAGTGATAAGGATGCAGCTATCTATGCTCATAAGTTTATTCTGGTTGCAACTTCTTCTGTCTTCTACTCCTTTTACTTTTTATCATTATCTGATTCAGTTATAAATTCGTAGAAATGATCTTCCATGATATGATTTCTTTGTTAATGTTCTTTCCTTGTCATATATAGTCTGCAAGATCAGAGGTGTTTATGAAGATATTTGAATCAGACAAATTTAAGGCTTCTTCGAAGCTGGAGACAATCACTCTGTCAGAGCTGAAACAAAAAGAGTTGGAGGTTTTTGTTGAGTACATCTACAGCGACGGCTTTATGCTCTCAGAGAAAGCAAAGCAACACGTTAGATCACTCTATCGTGCAGCTGACAAATATGAGATGTTGTATCTATGTGAGCTATGCAGAAAGGAGCTTGTATCTCGTAACTCTTTGAGTGCTCATCAAGTTCTTCCCCAATTCATCACTCTCAGAAACATCAAACTTGCGCTTTCTATCTCTACGAGGTTAAGGTCTTCGTCGCCAATCACCCGAATGGTCTCTGACTCCTATAGATTACGAGAACTATTTTTCCTCGTAAATGACAGTACGTGGGTAATATGATTAAATTTCGTTATTGATAGAATATAAAAACCACTGTTTAATTTCGTCGTTTCATCAGTTTCATAAAACCTTAAATTCTGTATTCAAATTCTCATGGGATTTTTTACTTCcttaattttctttctcaagCTTGCAAATTTTTTGAGAAAGTAGTACTAGTATTTTGAACTGTTTCTGCTTGATATAATAGGTTTCCCATTGATAGGAATCCTATCATAGGATCgactacaagaaaaaaaatgcttttCAACGGTTATAAACGTAAACAAACATTACTGTCCCGTAGGAAATCAGTAATGGTAGAATTTCGTGAAAAATTTCGTAGGAATAGGTTTCCTACCATTTTCGGACCAAACCATTTAAACCCATTGAAACCGGTTTTCCTTGAATAGAACCGGTTGGTTATCTCTGGAATGTTTCTCTCTGAATCACATAAACAAAGTTGTTTTAATCCCggttttaaaaatctccgccTAGCACCGATCGCCCCGCAAAATCGCTAGACCCATTCTCTCCGCTTCGATTAATAactaatccccgcctagcatcgattCTCCAATTATGCATGTCTAGTCCGATTATTTTCCgcttaattttgtgtataccaatttttttagaaccaaataaaaatcaaacataaattagagattataatgttttacaataactaatatataacttttaacaaaaatcagaaaattttcttttaaaataatgttttatgtgtatgtcataattttaaagacaatactatagttttatattttatttgatatttttttaacataaacaaaaatatacatatatttaatacaatatatttttattttatggttaatttaataaaataaacctAAAATTAGTTTCCGATTAATCCCGGTCTAATCTTTGATTTTCCCGATAGTTGCTAGGGTTACCTCCACCGCTCGACCAGCGCCTACCGATTTAAACAGGGGTTTTAGTATACGGTCGGATGGGATCCTCAAAAAACCTCATAAACCCTTGAAGCTCGATAAAAATTGTGTAAAACACCAATGGCGGTTCTGGACAAATTGTTTCGAGCATCTCGAGCATGGCGCGGATCTCTCTCTCACCCTAAATCCATGGTTCCTTCCCACCCAAAGGCACGAGAGCTTCGTCGCTGTTTCTATACCGGTATTCTATTGAATTCAagaatttgtaattttcttataattaggTGATCCCTTGATTTCATAGCGTGTTTCTAATGAACCCATTTGATTGTATGAACTGGTAATTCGTATGAAAATTGGGACTTTTCAAGAATTGTAAGCAGCACGAGAAGCTTCTTATGATCCCTTACATTAAAGTTTCCAATTTCCATATTTTCATAactggaattttgatttttggtgttCTGATTATGATCTAGAGACGATGACGAGTTCTTTGTCACTTCTCTTTCCAGTAGAATCTTTTTCTCTTAGTAAAAATTGTGTCTTTTGATTTTTGCAGGAACCTTTGAGCAGCAGAGTAATTCAAAAGTAAATCAAGTCTTGAGATCTTGCAGCACCCTAAACGATTCTCCATGCTTTTCCATGGCACCTGCATTTTTGGGTGCTCTTTTCAGTTTTGGAGCAATTGGAGTAGCTTATGCTGAATCTGATGAGGTTTtgtaacacacacacaaaaacaacaaaaattgaatcGTTGGTGTTGATAGATGAATTAGTCCATTTACTGTGTTGATATCTTAACCTCTTGCAGGCTAATGACAAGTCACCTACTGTTCCTATAGATTCTCCACCAAACTATGTTGACATTGCCAAGAAAGAACGAGCTCGCATTGAAGAACTAATACAAAGTAAAGGAACTCAATATGGTTCTTACCCACGGTTCAATGTTGCTGTCAGGGGTCAAAAGGTGAATGCtccctctctttttgtttcaagaATTTGGGTATATGACTTACTTCTGAGTGTTCCTTGATGCATAACTTCGATGATACAAGTGTTTTTTCTGTGTTTTAGGTTACCTTGAAGTTCCAAGTTCCTTCTACTTGTGAAGTTGCACAATTAATATCAAACATTGGATCCCAACTAGGTGTGAAAGTCTCAGATCGCACTGGTGGTTCAGACATGTTATTGCGTGCTTGGGACAAGTAATTTTCTTGTTCTACTTAGTTGTGTCGAAGAAATTTGAAGCCTGATGTACAATATAAAACTAATCGCTACCCCTTTCTTGTTACTTCAGTCCAGTCGCTTGGCAAATATCACTTCGCAGTGTggaaaacaagaagaaactagaagaaagtgaagatgaTTCAGATGATGACTTGTGCATTCTTATCTTTGGTTCCTTGATCACCTCTGATAAAGTGGTAAGTTTCAATTTTCTTTCACAAATTTACTCAATCGTCAAATGTTCttggttattttatttcataacatCTTAACGATGGTACAAAATGTGTTAGGAAGTTGAGTTCATAAAGAAGGGAAGCTTGACTACTGAAGAACTTGAGGCATTTGTTTCAGCTTTGCGAGTAGCTGGAACAAAAGCTGGACAAAATAAGGGAGGTGGAAGTAGAGGTAGTGTTCGTGAACCATCTACGGACAAATCTATATCTCAGTTGGAATCGATGGGAGTGAGAATCTATGGAGTTAATAAACCTCTTGGGGATGATTCTGTCGATGAGATATCATGGGACAATATTGCTGGATATGATCAACAAAAGCGGTAAGCTTTGGTTACATCTTTGCTGTTCTGTCCCATTAATAtgctatattatatattagCTTCTATCATGATGCAGAGAGATAGAAGATACAATATTGATGGCCCTTCATAGTCCTGAAGTATATGATGATATAGTACGTGGTACACGGTCCAAATTTGAATCAAATCGACCGCGGGCTGTTCTGTTTGAGGGTCCACCAGGTTAGCGCAAGAAGAGTGCATTTGCAATTTCGTCCTTCTTTATAGAAACTATAATGAATCTGATGTCCATAAACTCTGACCGTAGGAACTGGGAAAACATCTTGTGCACGTGTTATTGCTAATCAAGCTGTGAGTTGTCGAGAACTTACAAACCCTATTTGACCTTTCGTTTTTTATTTGAATCTTGATCTCTTAACATTTTGCAAATTATTGCCAGGGCATACCATTGCTATATGTGCCGCTTGAAGCTGTAATGTCTAAGTACTATGGTGAAAGCGAGCGGCTTCTAGGGGCTGTGTTTTCACAAGCAAATGAGCTTTCTGATGGTGCGATTATATTTCTTGATGAGGTGAAGAAAAAAGTTGCTTCTTATTCTTGTCTGATATTTCCTTTCAAAATTTTGACTATGAATTACAAACATTACTTGTCTAACTCACAAATCCAGATCGATGCCTTTGCTATCTCTCGTGATAGTGAGATGCATGAAGCAACGCGTAGAGTCTTGTCGGTACTACTGAGGCAGgtaaacacacaacaaaaatgACCAATATCACATATACATGAGACGAGAGACTAGCTATTGCCAGAATGATGAATAtgcttctatgtttttttttttaaactcagaTTGATGGATTTGAACAAGACAAAAAAGTGGTTGTGATTGCTGCAACCAATAGAAAACAAGATCTTGATCCCGCTTTGATCAGGTAGAGCAATAAAAACCTCTTAAAAAACCAGTTCGGTTATTTGCTACAGTATCATGACTAGTgtcctatgttttttttgttatctgtgTATCTGTAGCCGGTTTGATTCCATGATTTTGTTTGACTTGCCGGATTTACAAACACGTCAAGAAATCATCGCCCAATACGCAAAACAACTCTCAAAACCTGAGCTACTCCAGCTTGCTCAGGCCACAGAAACGTAATGTTGCCATTATACTTAAGTCTACTTCAAGGCCATCGAAGATCTTGTACATAATAAACCGTAACAAGTTTTGTTTGGCTACGCAGGATGTCAGGAAGGGATATTAGAGATGTATGTCAAGGAGCAGAGAGAACATGGGCTTCAAAGGTTTAAAGCCCCGAACCTCGTCTTCTAGACTTGTGCTATAAATGTTACGCGATTGCAGATGATTAAAaacattgttatatatttgtTGGACAGTTGATTCGTCGAGCAAAAGCTggtggagaagaacaaaagatcACTCTCCCTCCGATACAAGAGTACTTGGATAGCGCTGAAGCTAGGCGCAAAGCTCTTCTTAGTATAACGGAGCAGAAGAGATCAGCTGCTCGTTCCAAGAAACCTCTGCTGGATTTTGAGTGACTATATTTATTTGACACAACATAGATACTTTCAGACAATTTAACTTATATAAAGACAGTAGTCAGTTTCGTCTGTACtttgaatttgacttttgtCAAAAAAAGGTCCAAGATGTTGTAAAATTACAGTTGGTCGTTTTGAATAATACCTATAATACATGAAACGACGACGTATTTTAGAAATAGATTTGAGTCGAAACAAAAAGACCCTTTTAGTTAGCTAGCCTCTGAGAGAAGAAAGTTCCCTGAGAAGAGGGGGTCTTTGTGATCGGCGTCGTCGGGTTATATTTCTTTGTTGTCATATTATTACCTCAACTTCAATAGATGCTTTCTGCTTGATTCCTggaagaatatttttttctcagtttgCGGAATTGAAGGTTTTTGAACCAGTATGTACTTCTCATGCCTAGAaactgttcgacgaaatgcttAAGTGAGATTTTTTCTTACCATTTTCCACcgttttgatgatttgttttgttgttaatatGAATTTTCAGGGTTCTCAGGTTTTCTCTGTTCTTAAGTCCTTGAAGTGATTTGATACGGAGCAGTCATGGATGGTAAGTTACTGATTCTTGTGCAAttgtgaattttattttgttgcttCGCTTATCTTGTGTTGCATTTTGGAAAATTGGTGAATTAGAGAATGCAAACTCAGGAAACCGACATTGTTTAGCTGCTTCAATCTTGAAACAAATTGTAATCTTACAAACGCATAGGCTGTTTGAAACACTATTAAGCTGTGTTTGTATACCTTCttaatatttcctttttagTATACCTTTTCACCAATCTGCATCACCATTGTGCCTggaaattgtattttttttcttttcttggaaaATTGAATATGAACTGATAAAAGTGTTTTTCGATCCTTGTAGTagtaagacttttttttgtttgctgaaTTATATGAAAAGTTGTAATATTGGTGTTTCAATTTTCAGTTGATTCACAACCAATGATGGAGGAGACCATACTGGTCGGTGATGACCTAATGATGGGTCCTCCATCCCCTGTCATCCCTCCTGAAATTGCTTCACATGTGCTCGAAGGTGTTGAATTGTGCGATGGGATTTTGAGGAATCTATTCCTATGTAAGTCTCTATTTTTTCCCATTCAAGTCTATCTATCCTTCGTTTGGATtatatagtatttgttttctctgGTTTTATAGGCTTGCAAATCAATGACATTGAACCATTTTGCCAAGATGAGCTTGCCATATATCGACAATGTGCTGAAAAGAGGGTAACTATtggctttgattttgtttttttgagtaaAGGCATTGCATCTCTTATGTCCATTTTCTtgaatatttccttttcttgttaTCTTTCTGGTAGGACAAGATATTGAGAGTAAGACTTCAAGAGAGTGAACACAAGTTAGGATTGTCAATGCCTATTGATCTGGCTAAGGAAAGGATTACTCAGCTTGAAGCTGAAGCCACATCACTAGAGAGGTACTCATTCTTAACAGTGCAATGCGATGCAGAGACAATTTCAGATTTCAAAATTTCTgtagtatattttgtttttgataatctATATGTGAAGAGTTTGTCTCTGGATTCGTGCTACCATGCAATCATGTATATCTACAGATGTTTACAAATTGAACCTCTGTTCTTAAGTCCAAAATGTTCCCTAAaacagtttcatttgttttataatCAGGCACTTGATTCTAGCAAGTGGAGCTGAAGGAATTGAAGGATTTCGCCGGAGATGGAGTTTGCACGGTCGGATGACGGATACCAAGTACTTGTAACAAATTTAAACATCATAGTATATAACAatgttcataatataggatCATTGATTTAATATGCTGCATGTGACTAGATGAACCCATCATGATCATCTTCCCAAATTGCTTTTACTTTGCTCTGTGTATCTGATTGTTCGTATTATAGAAAGTGAAGCCTATAAAACCTTTTATGTTGTAATATCTGTTTgcttttggtttgctttttagCTTAAAGCTGAATCTTTTTATGTGTGTGGATGTCACAGAAAAAGACTGGAGTCACTGAAGCAGGGAATGGAGGATAGAACAAAGGATGAACATGATGAAGCTCCAAAACCTCCTGCTTCGAAAAGATGGTTCTTTTGGTGAagttttttggtgattttttcCAGAATGAATCATGTTTTGGATAATAAAGGTTCATAATCATTACACCAATGTAACCACTTATACCAATTTAAAGTATAACTAAAtctaaaatgttttttcttttccatttaatTTCGCTCTTACAAACGTCAAACTGGGTTTAGAAGTAAAGAACAGACCATGACAAACGGCGTCGTATATTAGTGGAATTGCTTTATTTGTCCGAAGCCCATGTGAGGCCCAATATAAATGACCGCCAAAAACGACATCGTATCAAACGTAGATTGTAGTCATCTGACCGAAACGTCTCCCGTCTCTTACAGGAAGCATATCTCTCACTCTGCAAGAGAAGAAACTTTGgaagatttgatattttgtcTCGATCAGCCATGGAAGAGAAGAAGCCAGAATCTGCGACTAAGAACGTTAAGAAGGTTAACTTGTTAGACCATAATGCTATCAAACACCTCCTCGATGAATCCGTCTCCGAGGTAAGTCATAGAAACATTAATCAAATCCTCACAATCTTTTGTCATCGATTTCTCCATGAATCTCAATCaaagttttgtcctttttttgGATGATTAGATCGTTACGAGCCGAGGGTACAAGGAGGATGTGAGATTGAGAAACGTTAAATTTCTCTTAGGAGGGATTATAATCGTGGTTGCTCTTGTTGCTCAATTCTACAACAAGAAGTTTCCTCAGAACAGAGACTTTTTGATCTGTTGCATCGGATTAtatcctttttgttttggtcatcgTATTCGTTAGATGCTTGATTCGTTAAGGTTAAGATTGAAACTAAGGATAGATTTGAATTGAAATTGATAATTGTTTCCTTGGTATGGTTCGATTGCTTTGTCTTGTTTGGATTAGATTTTGAGAAACTAGAATGTCTATTAGGTTTATGTATGATCGTATAGACTGCTTAAAGTCTTAATCTTTTGGATAtagatttgtttaattcttGACTCTGGCAAGTATGTGGTGTTGACTGCGGTAATGCAGCTGATTCTGTACATTAAGGAGAAGAATGCCATACTCTTCACCTATCCTCTTGAGGTTTGTTTCCTGACTGTTGGGAAAATACTGTTTCGTTGAGTGTTCTTTTGATAGGTTGTGTGCTTTTGGGCTACGTTCTTGCTTTGCTTGTAACACAGCTGACTGCAGTTTCTGTGATTTCGGTGCATAATTTACATACTTCCCTACATTCATTTCTTCATAGCTGGTGGTGTATTTTGATGTCCTTCTATTTTGTAAATATCTAGAATTGTGCTTCTGCTAGCTTCACATGTGTTCTAGTAGTGTTTGTATATCTTCGGTGATCTTGATGTTTATGAATCGAGCTTTAGCGGTGCAACATTTCTCTTTCACTCCACTCACTTTAATCCAATTATTTCTCCTATGTTATTTTGATTCGTTGAAGTCTTGATAATTTGGCGGTGGAAATTCCTGTTTCTCTTGGTTGATGTGATTAGTAATAACTTGTTACATGAGACATGCTATTAATTTCTATACGATGGGGTGCGATCTTACCAAACATATGATTAGTACTCATTGGTTAGGGAAGAAAGAGAACTCCATTTTGTTTTGCTATGATTATTCTGTTAGGAGGCTAATGGTTTGGCTAGAGCTCGGCTATGTTTATTTGGTTGTTTAGCTCATCTTTTCCTGATTTGAAATTTGGATGGTTGATATGCAGGGATCATTCACCAGTACTGGTTTGGTGGTATCTTCCAAGTTACCCAGGTTCTCTGATCTGTATACTCTCACCATCGACAGTGCTGATCCGAACTCAATCTCAGCTGGGAAGTCAGTCCAGCTCACCAAAAGTGTCACTCaatggtctctctctctctctgcattGTTCGTACATATGCACACGGCATAACCTTTGTATATCGTAATCTTGTTTTAAAATGGGGTTTTTTGTGTATGTGCGTGTGTATTTAGGCTCACAAAAGATGGAGTTCTTGTTGAGGGTTTATTCTGGAAAGATGTTGAAGCCCTTATCAAGGACTACACAGAAGGAGgagaaccaaagaagaagagatgatcatCTTATAAAAGCGGAAAGTATGTTCAATCTAGTTCTAAATCTTAAACAGACTTGATAACTAAAACCGGTGGTGACATTTTTTCTGAGAGGATACATTGATTACCCACTCCATCAGAAGATTCATACATTGAAACCAAATTTTCATATGATTCCAAGATTTTATTACCCCATCCATTGACTCATTTGGAGATGTTGCCGTACGCTCAGAGCCCAATTTTGTGGTTTAGTGCGCAAATTTGATATAGGGATGATCATTTAACTTTAGGAAACTGATGTTTGGTCGGTCTGGTCCAATCTAACCGGGCCCAAAACAACATAGAATATTACTTATTAACTTTTAAACATCCGGTCTGATCCGAAGTTGTCTGGTTCAGCCATTAGAGCTTGTTTAGCCACAGCAACATTTTTTACTCGTTTAGTTGAACATTCATATCTCTCGTTGTTGTT
The genomic region above belongs to Camelina sativa cultivar DH55 unplaced genomic scaffold, Cs unpScaffold00511, whole genome shotgun sequence and contains:
- the LOC104773283 gene encoding disease resistance protein RPS6-like produces the protein MARNWIYDVFPSFSGEDVRQTFLSHFLKELDRKLITAFKDNEIERSQSLDPELKRAIRGSRIAVIIFSKNYASSSWCLNELLEIVRCKDESNRLVVIPVFYGLDPSHVRKQIGDFGIIFEKTCQNRTEDEINLWRRALIDVANTLGYHSTNWVNEAKMIEELASDVLVKLSLNPSKDDVEDFVGIEDHIGEMSSLLRLESEEVRMVGIWGSSGIGKTTIARALFSRLSRHFQGSVYIDSAFVSKCRKDYHKANTDDYNMKLHLQRNFLSEILGKRDIEMGHIGVMGERLNHHKLLIVIDDLDDQVVLDALAGHTQWFGLGSKIIAITKDKHLLRSHGIYCIYNVGLPSEKQALQIFCRYAFRQDSPPDGFMELASEVQKRAGSLPLGLKVFGSLFRGRSKEDWVDMLPRLRKRLDGKIEKTLRVSYDEFDSREDKALFRHIACLFNGAKTDYIKMVLADSDLDVNIGLKNLVDKSLIHVRVGIVGMHCLVQEMGKEIVRTQSNEPGEQEFLLDCKDICDVLEDNTGTKKVLGILLDMSGIDELHIHKRAFEKMRNLYFLKINSKPYKKVRWHISEGFNYLPPKLKVLSWIGCPLRCLPSKFCPQHLVKLKMQNSKLEKLWEGVHPLTGLKRINFSGSKSLKEIPDLSMATCLEKLLLRHCSSLVKITSSIRHLHKLLVLEMSWCTKLEALPSGINLKSLNRLDLGGCSRLRRFPDISSNISWLNLNRTATEEFPSNLRLENLKTLHMKEIKSQKLWEGVQPLTCLTTIDLSGSEKLKEIPNLLLATNLEWMNLGGCSCLVELPSSSVENLNKLTYLSMEDCTKLEVLPTDINLKSLECVNLSGCSKLRIFPDISRNVLLLVLNQTAIEDIPWWVNTFSRLRCLRMRDCNSFKYKSSTFIILKRLKEADFQDSGDSHDIFDDGKDYNSFCRYQGCVRRVENKIGERNNQWVYRSFSQLLACKNFAEIETLLTEVDPNKERKVLEMYLRDYCYDYNNNEKSFIRQRPRLWQKYLKEQEVDVRLQARESDKDAAIYAHKFILSARSEVFMKIFESDKFKASSKLETITLSELKQKELEVFVEYIYSDGFMLSEKAKQHVRSLYRAADKYEMLYLCELCRKELVSRNSLSAHQVLPQFITLRNIKLALSISTRLRSSSPITRMVSDSYRLRELFFLVNDSTWVI
- the LOC104773284 gene encoding 26S protease regulatory subunit 7-like isoform X2 encodes the protein MAVLDKLFRASRAWRGSLSHPKSMVPSHPKARELRRCFYTGTFEQQSNSKVNQVLRSCSTLNDSPCFSMAPAFLGALFSFGAIGVAYAESDEANDKSPTVPIDSPPNYVDIAKKERARIEELIQSKGTQYGSYPRFNVAVRGQKVTLKFQVPSTCEVAQLISNIGSQLGVKVSDRTGGSDMLLRAWDNPVAWQISLRSVENKKKLEESEDDSDDDLCILIFGSLITSDKVEVEFIKKGSLTTEELEAFVSALRVAGTKAGQNKGGGSRGSVREPSTDKSISQLESMGVRIYGVNKPLGDDSVDEISWDNIAGYDQQKREIEDTILMALHSPEVYDDIVRGTRSKFESNRPRAVLFEGPPGTGKTSCARVIANQAGIPLLYVPLEAVMSKYYGESERLLGAVFSQANELSDGAIIFLDEIDAFAISRDSEMHEATRRVLSVLLRQIDGFEQDKKVVVIAATNRKQDLDPALISRFDSMILFDLPDLQTRQEIIAQYAKQLSKPELLQLAQATETMSGRDIRDVCQGAERTWASKLIRRAKAGGEEQKITLPPIQEYLDSAEARRKALLSITEQKRSAARSKKPLLDFE
- the LOC104773284 gene encoding 26S protease regulatory subunit 7-like isoform X1; this encodes MAVLDKLFRASRAWRGSLSYSKSMVPSSHPRARELRRCFYHGTFEQQSNSKVNQVLRSCSTLNDSPCFSMAPAFLGALFSFGAIGVAYAESDEANDKSPTVPIDSPPNYVDIAKKERARIEELIQSKGTQYGSYPRFNVAVRGQKVTLKFQVPSTCEVAQLISNIGSQLGVKVSDRTGGSDMLLRAWDNPVAWQISLRSVENKKKLEESEDDSDDDLCILIFGSLITSDKVEVEFIKKGSLTTEELEAFVSALRVAGTKAGQNKGGGSRGSVREPSTDKSISQLESMGVRIYGVNKPLGDDSVDEISWDNIAGYDQQKREIEDTILMALHSPEVYDDIVRGTRSKFESNRPRAVLFEGPPGTGKTSCARVIANQAGIPLLYVPLEAVMSKYYGESERLLGAVFSQANELSDGAIIFLDEIDAFAISRDSEMHEATRRVLSVLLRQIDGFEQDKKVVVIAATNRKQDLDPALISRFDSMILFDLPDLQTRQEIIAQYAKQLSKPELLQLAQATETMSGRDIRDVCQGAERTWASKLIRRAKAGGEEQKITLPPIQEYLDSAEARRKALLSITEQKRSAARSKKPLLDFE
- the LOC104773286 gene encoding uncharacterized protein LOC104773286, whose translation is MDVDSQPMMEETILVGDDLMMGPPSPVIPPEIASHVLEGVELCDGILRNLFLCLQINDIEPFCQDELAIYRQCAEKRDKILRVRLQESEHKLGLSMPIDLAKERITQLEAEATSLERHLILASGAEGIEGFRRRWSLHGRMTDTKKRLESLKQGMEDRTKDEHDEAPKPPASKRWFFW
- the LOC104773287 gene encoding probable signal peptidase complex subunit 2, which encodes MEEKKPESATKNVKKVNLLDHNAIKHLLDESVSEIVTSRGYKEDVRLRNVKFLLGGIIIVVALVAQFYNKKFPQNRDFLICCIGLYVVLTAVMQLILYIKEKNAILFTYPLEGSFTSTGLVVSSKLPRFSDLYTLTIDSADPNSISAGKSVQLTKSVTQWLTKDGVLVEGLFWKDVEALIKDYTEGGEPKKKR